From the genome of Bosea sp. Tri-49, one region includes:
- the rfbD gene encoding dTDP-4-dehydrorhamnose reductase — translation MRIAVTGRTGQVVQSLLARAETAGVTVIPVGRPELDLAQPEGVRQALSAARPDCIVNAAAYTAVDKAETEPELALRINSEGAGAVAAAAVALGVPLIQISTDYVFDGMAPHPWRESDATAPLSAYGRSKLAGEEAVIASGADWTILRTAWVYSPYGANFVKTMLRLAESRDEIGVVSDQLGSPTSALDLADAIIAVAKALVARPDDASLRGVFHAAGTGEASWADLAETVFVASAALGGPSAAVRRITTLDYPTPARRPTNSRLDCSLLIERHGLSLPLWQASVKSCVATLLAQPRS, via the coding sequence ATGCGCATAGCCGTGACCGGACGGACCGGGCAGGTCGTCCAATCCCTTCTCGCCCGCGCCGAGACAGCAGGCGTGACCGTCATCCCGGTCGGCCGGCCCGAGCTCGACCTGGCGCAGCCGGAAGGCGTTCGGCAGGCGCTCAGCGCGGCAAGGCCCGACTGCATCGTCAATGCCGCCGCCTACACCGCCGTCGACAAGGCCGAGACCGAACCCGAGCTCGCCTTGCGCATCAATAGTGAAGGCGCCGGCGCGGTCGCTGCCGCCGCTGTGGCGCTCGGCGTGCCGCTGATCCAGATCTCCACCGACTATGTCTTCGACGGCATGGCGCCGCATCCCTGGCGCGAAAGCGACGCCACCGCCCCGCTCTCAGCCTATGGCCGTTCGAAGCTCGCCGGCGAGGAAGCCGTCATAGCTTCCGGCGCCGACTGGACAATCCTGCGCACGGCATGGGTCTACAGCCCCTATGGCGCCAACTTCGTGAAGACCATGCTGCGCCTCGCCGAGAGCCGGGACGAGATCGGCGTCGTCTCCGACCAGCTGGGATCGCCGACCAGCGCACTCGACCTAGCAGATGCGATCATCGCCGTGGCGAAGGCACTGGTTGCCCGCCCCGACGATGCCTCGCTGCGCGGCGTCTTCCATGCCGCCGGCACCGGCGAGGCAAGCTGGGCCGATCTGGCCGAGACCGTTTTTGTCGCCTCGGCGGCTCTCGGCGGGCCGAGCGCCGCTGTCAGGCGCATCACGACTTTGGACTACCCTACCCCCGCCCGCCGGCCGACCAATTCCAGGCTCGACTGCAGCCTGCTCATTGAGCGCCACGGCCTGAGCCTGCCGCTTTGGCAGGCCTCGGTGAAGAGCTGCGT
- a CDS encoding LysR family transcriptional regulator: MASRNLPPSTTALRVFLAVARLGSTAKAAGEVHLTQSAVSKQIQALEDHLGTELFERSPVGLKPTEAGTIYRPYAEAAIEQMERGARRLAERAAIGRPIRLHMIAIAGERWLMERFPEFAQAHPEIDVQFTNFVSEKEIEEADLEIVHGLGPWPDRESHYLFGRQVALVAAPAALERLGGFNRAADIQKMTLLQHFQMPAFWAEFTEAHGLRGAVPAHTVRYGYYSVIIRAAVAGLGVALAPRCYVAEELASGALVNPLGLDFDSATGCWLTVNSQSERSPALDTLIAWLCEEARRFEAAG; the protein is encoded by the coding sequence TTGGCCAGCCGCAACCTCCCGCCGTCGACCACGGCACTCCGGGTTTTCCTCGCCGTCGCTCGCCTCGGCTCGACGGCAAAGGCGGCCGGCGAGGTGCACCTGACCCAGAGCGCCGTCTCCAAGCAGATCCAGGCGCTGGAAGACCATCTCGGCACGGAGCTGTTCGAACGCAGCCCCGTCGGGCTGAAACCGACCGAGGCCGGCACGATCTATCGTCCTTATGCCGAGGCTGCGATCGAGCAGATGGAGCGCGGCGCCCGCCGCCTCGCCGAGCGTGCCGCGATCGGCCGGCCGATCCGGCTGCACATGATCGCCATCGCCGGCGAGCGCTGGCTGATGGAACGCTTCCCGGAATTCGCTCAGGCCCATCCCGAGATCGACGTCCAGTTCACCAATTTCGTCAGCGAGAAGGAGATCGAGGAGGCCGACCTCGAGATCGTCCACGGCCTCGGCCCGTGGCCGGATCGTGAATCGCATTACCTGTTCGGTCGCCAGGTCGCGCTCGTCGCCGCGCCTGCGGCACTAGAGCGCCTCGGCGGCTTCAATCGCGCCGCCGACATCCAGAAGATGACGCTGCTGCAGCATTTCCAGATGCCGGCCTTCTGGGCCGAGTTCACCGAGGCGCATGGTCTGCGCGGCGCGGTCCCTGCCCATACCGTGCGCTATGGCTATTATTCCGTGATCATCCGCGCTGCCGTCGCCGGGCTCGGCGTCGCGCTCGCCCCGCGCTGCTACGTCGCCGAAGAACTGGCTTCGGGCGCACTGGTCAATCCGCTCGGCCTCGATTTCGACAGCGCGACCGGCTGCTGGCTGACGGTCAATTCGCAAAGCGAGCGCAGCCCGGCCCTCGACACGCTGATCGCCTGGCTCTGCGAGGAGGCCCGCCGCTTCGAGGCCGCGGGTTGA
- the argH gene encoding argininosuccinate lyase, which translates to MNHNTRLWGGRFRKPPDPRMMKLSSAAGAHARLAPQDIAGGKAHAAELERAGLLSEDEAKAIVAALEAIAADLAAGALAPDESDEDVHTFIERVLTARIGATGAKLRAGRSRNDQAANNLKLYLRAEARTVGAMLAELLDAIASQAEQHAASVCPGFTHLQSAQPVTFGHWLMAHGQALSRDASRLQDWEKRSSLSPLGAAALAGSAIALTPELSARALGYEGPCENSVDAVGARDHVAEFLFVAAMLATNLSRLAEEVTLWTSRQFGWVVLDDAFATGSSIMPQKKNPDIAEISRGRAARLTGDLVAMLGALKGLPLAYNRDLAEDKRAAFDAVDVLGEVLPAFAGLIETMEARTDVMRAQAGAGFALATEVADHLARKGVPFAEAHEISGALVRYCEEMGRELEGLEPVELRAIDPRLDESVLKVLTLDAAVAARRGHGGTAPARVVEQIGRFRGWLSGFAQWTRERAA; encoded by the coding sequence ATGAACCATAATACGCGTCTCTGGGGCGGCCGTTTCCGCAAGCCGCCGGATCCGCGCATGATGAAGCTGTCGAGCGCGGCCGGCGCCCATGCCCGGCTGGCGCCGCAGGACATTGCCGGCGGCAAGGCGCATGCGGCCGAGCTCGAACGCGCCGGGCTGCTCAGCGAGGACGAGGCGAAGGCCATCGTTGCAGCGCTTGAGGCGATTGCCGCCGATCTCGCCGCCGGGGCGCTGGCGCCGGACGAGAGCGACGAGGACGTCCACACCTTCATCGAGCGGGTGCTCACCGCGCGGATCGGTGCCACCGGCGCCAAGCTCAGGGCCGGGCGCTCGCGCAACGACCAGGCCGCCAACAACCTCAAGCTCTATCTGCGCGCCGAGGCGCGGACCGTCGGCGCGATGCTGGCCGAGCTGCTCGATGCGATTGCGAGCCAGGCGGAGCAGCACGCAGCCTCGGTCTGCCCGGGCTTCACCCATCTGCAGAGCGCCCAGCCCGTCACCTTCGGTCATTGGCTGATGGCGCATGGCCAGGCGCTGTCGCGCGACGCATCCCGCCTGCAGGACTGGGAGAAGCGCTCCTCGCTCTCGCCGCTGGGTGCAGCTGCACTCGCCGGCTCTGCGATCGCGCTGACGCCCGAACTCAGCGCCAGGGCGCTCGGCTATGAGGGGCCTTGCGAGAACTCGGTCGATGCCGTCGGCGCGCGCGACCATGTCGCGGAATTCCTGTTCGTTGCGGCGATGCTGGCGACGAACCTGTCGCGGCTGGCGGAGGAGGTGACGCTCTGGACCTCGCGCCAGTTCGGCTGGGTCGTGCTCGACGATGCCTTCGCGACGGGATCCTCGATCATGCCGCAGAAGAAAAACCCGGATATCGCGGAGATCTCGCGCGGCCGGGCGGCGCGCCTGACCGGCGATCTCGTGGCCATGCTGGGCGCGCTGAAGGGGCTGCCGCTGGCCTATAACCGCGACCTCGCCGAGGACAAGCGCGCCGCCTTCGACGCGGTCGACGTGCTCGGCGAAGTGCTGCCGGCCTTCGCCGGGCTGATCGAGACGATGGAGGCACGCACTGACGTGATGCGGGCGCAGGCCGGTGCCGGCTTTGCGCTCGCGACCGAAGTCGCCGATCATCTGGCCCGCAAGGGCGTGCCCTTCGCCGAAGCGCATGAGATCAGCGGGGCGCTGGTGCGCTATTGCGAAGAGATGGGCCGCGAGCTCGAAGGGCTGGAGCCGGTGGAACTCCGTGCGATCGATCCTCGTCTCGACGAGAGCGTGCTCAAGGTGTTGACGCTCGATGCGGCAGTGGCGGCGCGCCGCGGTCATGGCGGCACGGCGCCGGCCAGGGTCGTCGAGCAGATCGGCCGCTTCCGCGGCTGGCTTTCCGGCTTCGCACAGTGGACGAGGGAGCGCGCGGCATGA
- a CDS encoding amino acid ABC transporter permease — translation MSSAAQTMPDRGLAEIAGLTIVPKRFYGRWVAAAAILFVLAWIVKAFAQGQIAWPVVAQFFTAPAILAGLVNTLIMTACAMGLGIVLGVVFAIMYMSPNPVLRGVALFYIWFFRGTPLLLQLLLWFNLALVFPTIGIPGVIEWRTIDIIGPFMATLLGLGMNQGAYTAEVVRSGILSVDLGQTEAAKAIGMTRLTTLRRIVLPQAMRVIIPPVGNEVISMVKLTSVASVIQFSEILRNAQNVYYANARVIELLIVAAGWYLLVVTLLQIGQFFLERAFSKGRGERRAKPQVAEEAAA, via the coding sequence ATGAGCAGTGCAGCCCAGACCATGCCGGATCGCGGCCTTGCCGAGATCGCCGGCCTGACCATCGTTCCCAAGCGCTTCTACGGGCGCTGGGTCGCCGCTGCTGCGATCCTGTTCGTGCTGGCCTGGATCGTGAAGGCCTTCGCCCAGGGGCAGATCGCCTGGCCGGTGGTGGCGCAGTTCTTCACCGCGCCGGCCATTCTCGCCGGCCTCGTCAACACGCTGATCATGACCGCCTGCGCCATGGGGCTCGGCATCGTGCTCGGCGTCGTCTTCGCGATCATGTACATGTCGCCGAACCCGGTGCTGCGCGGCGTCGCGCTGTTCTACATCTGGTTCTTCCGGGGCACGCCGCTGCTGCTGCAATTGCTGCTCTGGTTCAATCTGGCGCTGGTCTTCCCGACGATCGGCATCCCCGGCGTCATCGAGTGGCGCACCATCGACATCATCGGCCCGTTCATGGCGACGCTGCTCGGCCTCGGCATGAATCAGGGCGCCTATACCGCCGAGGTGGTCCGCTCCGGCATCCTCTCGGTCGATCTCGGCCAGACCGAAGCCGCGAAGGCGATCGGCATGACCCGGCTCACGACATTGCGCCGGATCGTGCTGCCGCAAGCGATGCGCGTGATCATCCCGCCTGTCGGCAATGAAGTGATCAGCATGGTCAAGCTGACCTCGGTAGCCAGTGTGATCCAGTTCTCCGAGATCCTGCGCAATGCGCAGAATGTCTATTACGCCAATGCCCGCGTCATCGAATTGCTGATCGTCGCGGCCGGCTGGTACCTGCTCGTCGTCACCCTGCTGCAGATCGGGCAGTTCTTCCTCGAACGCGCCTTTTCGAAGGGCAGGGGCGAGCGCCGCGCCAAGCCGCAGGTCGCCGAGGAGGCCGCAGCGTGA
- a CDS encoding amino acid ABC transporter ATP-binding protein, translating to MSPIVVAASVTKEFGPLKALNNVSLSVMPGAVQCIIGPSGSGKSTLLRCINQLEKIDAGAITVAGELIGYRRVGNELHELSDVEIARQRLKTGMVFQRFNLFNHMTVLQNIIEGPLTVLKRPRREIIAEAMALLDRVGLSEKRDSYPIELSGGQQQRIAIARALAMKPQLMLFDEPTSALDPELVGEVLNVMRDLAASGMTMIVVTHELGFAREVANDVVFMDKGEIVEQGPPQQVLVAPSQARTRDFIAAVLK from the coding sequence TTGTCCCCGATCGTCGTCGCCGCCAGCGTCACCAAAGAGTTCGGCCCCTTGAAGGCGTTGAACAATGTCTCGCTCTCGGTCATGCCGGGCGCGGTGCAATGCATCATTGGCCCATCCGGCTCGGGCAAGTCGACGCTGCTGCGCTGCATCAACCAGCTCGAGAAGATCGACGCCGGCGCGATCACGGTCGCCGGCGAATTGATCGGCTATCGCCGCGTCGGCAACGAATTGCATGAGCTCAGCGACGTCGAGATCGCGCGCCAGCGGCTTAAGACCGGCATGGTCTTCCAGCGCTTCAATCTGTTCAACCACATGACGGTGCTGCAGAACATCATCGAGGGGCCGCTCACGGTGCTGAAGCGGCCGCGGCGCGAGATCATCGCCGAGGCGATGGCGCTGCTCGATCGTGTGGGCCTTTCCGAGAAGCGCGATTCCTATCCGATCGAGCTCTCCGGCGGCCAGCAGCAGCGCATTGCGATTGCCCGCGCATTGGCGATGAAGCCGCAGCTGATGCTGTTCGACGAGCCGACCTCGGCGCTCGATCCCGAGCTCGTCGGCGAGGTGCTGAACGTGATGCGCGACCTCGCCGCCTCCGGGATGACCATGATCGTCGTCACCCATGAACTCGGCTTCGCCCGCGAGGTCGCGAACGACGTCGTCTTCATGGACAAGGGCGAGATCGTCGAGCAGGGGCCGCCGCAGCAGGTGCTGGTCGCGCCGAGCCAGGCCCGCACCCGCGACTTCATCGCCGCCGTCCTCAAGTGA
- a CDS encoding ABC transporter substrate-binding protein, protein MLRLSLAAALLAGTALAAQAQALPDRIKTAGKIVIATQPNYAPIVYKDPATNQMAGFDYELGEAIAKELGVKAEWQDTAFAQMLPSLTTGRVDMVMAGMSDLPARRETVDFVDYMVSGAQFYTVTAFASTIKSVEDLCGKSVGASRSTNWPKQIGEWSDANCVAKGKPAITVVGTEGSVDARTQLKTQRLQGGVQGSETMTHFQKLEPNTYIPLGEPFTRSLTGIPFPKTAEGGQLRDAVKGALERLQANGTYDALVAKYVQPSNVLKPISVNKGE, encoded by the coding sequence ATGCTTCGCCTTTCGCTCGCCGCCGCGCTGCTCGCCGGCACCGCGCTCGCCGCCCAGGCCCAGGCCCTGCCGGACCGGATCAAGACCGCGGGCAAGATCGTCATCGCGACCCAGCCGAACTATGCGCCGATCGTCTACAAGGACCCGGCGACCAACCAGATGGCCGGCTTCGACTACGAGCTCGGCGAGGCGATCGCCAAGGAGCTCGGCGTCAAGGCCGAGTGGCAGGACACCGCCTTCGCTCAGATGCTGCCCTCGCTGACGACCGGCCGCGTCGACATGGTGATGGCCGGGATGAGCGACCTGCCGGCGCGGCGTGAGACGGTCGATTTCGTCGACTACATGGTCTCGGGCGCGCAGTTCTACACGGTCACCGCCTTCGCCTCGACGATCAAGTCGGTCGAGGACCTCTGCGGTAAGAGCGTCGGTGCCAGCCGTTCGACCAACTGGCCAAAGCAGATCGGCGAGTGGAGCGATGCCAATTGCGTCGCCAAGGGCAAGCCGGCGATCACCGTGGTCGGCACGGAAGGTTCGGTCGATGCCCGTACCCAGCTCAAGACGCAGCGCCTGCAGGGCGGCGTCCAGGGCAGCGAGACGATGACCCACTTCCAGAAGCTCGAGCCGAACACCTATATCCCGCTCGGCGAGCCCTTCACCCGTTCGCTCACCGGCATCCCGTTCCCGAAGACGGCCGAGGGCGGCCAGCTGCGCGATGCGGTGAAGGGCGCGCTGGAGCGCCTGCAGGCGAACGGCACCTATGACGCGCTGGTCGCCAAGTATGTCCAGCCGAGCAACGTGCTGAAGCCGATCTCGGTCAACAAGGGCGAGTGA
- a CDS encoding LysR substrate-binding domain-containing protein gives MVFQPRSVHGDMAAGILSDHGLRPARTHMVRFAETAVALVEAGIGVCIVDEFSARAADMSRLRCLPVPTSRRYEAYLHRPLAAGGKVIQQFEHCLKDELQAGRMP, from the coding sequence ATCGTCTTCCAGCCGCGCTCCGTCCATGGCGACATGGCGGCCGGCATCCTGTCGGATCATGGCTTGCGGCCGGCCCGGACGCATATGGTGCGCTTCGCCGAGACGGCGGTCGCGCTGGTCGAGGCCGGGATCGGCGTCTGCATCGTCGACGAATTTTCGGCGCGCGCCGCCGACATGTCGCGTTTGCGCTGCCTGCCGGTGCCGACGAGCCGGCGCTACGAGGCCTATCTGCATCGCCCGCTCGCAGCGGGTGGCAAGGTAATTCAGCAGTTCGAGCATTGCCTGAAGGATGAGCTGCAAGCTGGTCGTATGCCTTAA
- a CDS encoding Bug family tripartite tricarboxylate transporter substrate binding protein, with protein sequence MQKRQPAVSRRFVLSGMAATLACPALAQSYPAKPVTLIVTFAAGGGVDVTARLIAESLSQILGQRVIIDNRGGGATMTGTQAVTKADPDGYMLLAAPTTMVINPALRASMPFDWRSDLMPIGLMAKLPFVVVTRPDSPVNTMKDLEALAKKRPEPILFASGGTGTVAHLAGELFAMRTGSKMQHVPYRGEGPSLADVAGGALDVTFATLAAVAGQVEGGSLKALGVTTSERAGLLPKVPTVAEQGYADFDVSAWVGLMAPKGTPPAVTEKLRTALATALGDTELQRKLAASGSIPAAVGFDFDGFLKRESEIWSKVVKDAGVKVDP encoded by the coding sequence ATGCAGAAGCGTCAGCCGGCCGTGAGCCGGCGGTTCGTCCTGTCCGGCATGGCGGCCACGTTGGCCTGCCCGGCGCTGGCGCAATCCTACCCGGCCAAGCCCGTCACCCTGATCGTCACCTTCGCGGCCGGCGGCGGCGTCGATGTCACGGCGCGCTTGATCGCCGAGTCGCTGAGCCAGATCCTCGGCCAGCGCGTCATCATCGACAATCGCGGCGGCGGCGCGACGATGACGGGCACGCAGGCCGTGACCAAGGCCGATCCCGACGGCTACATGCTGCTGGCGGCGCCGACGACGATGGTGATCAACCCGGCGCTGCGGGCGAGCATGCCCTTCGACTGGCGCAGCGACCTCATGCCGATCGGCCTGATGGCGAAGCTGCCCTTCGTCGTGGTGACCCGGCCGGATTCGCCGGTGAACACGATGAAGGACCTGGAGGCGCTGGCGAAGAAGCGGCCCGAACCCATTCTGTTTGCGTCCGGCGGCACCGGGACCGTCGCCCATCTCGCCGGCGAGCTCTTCGCCATGCGTACCGGCAGCAAGATGCAGCATGTGCCCTATCGAGGTGAGGGGCCATCGCTCGCCGACGTAGCGGGCGGGGCGCTCGATGTCACTTTCGCGACGCTGGCGGCGGTCGCAGGGCAGGTCGAGGGCGGTTCGCTGAAGGCGCTCGGCGTCACCACCAGCGAGCGCGCCGGGCTGCTGCCGAAGGTGCCGACCGTTGCCGAGCAGGGCTATGCCGATTTCGACGTCTCGGCCTGGGTCGGCCTGATGGCGCCAAAGGGCACGCCGCCGGCTGTGACCGAGAAGCTGCGTACTGCGCTGGCGACGGCGCTGGGCGACACCGAACTGCAACGCAAGCTCGCGGCCAGCGGCTCGATCCCTGCGGCTGTCGGCTTCGACTTCGACGGCTTTCTCAAGCGCGAAAGCGAGATCTGGAGCAAGGTCGTCAAGGACGCCGGCGTCAAGGTCGACCCGTAA
- a CDS encoding zinc-dependent alcohol dehydrogenase yields MLAIRKAAPEPGLVCHEVEAPALGRDDEVLVRVEAAGICGTDLHIADWTPGYEAMASAMPVTLGHEFAGRVERGPSEVLGRRVVVRPSVTCGRCEGCRQRGEDGCTARTGIGIRRDGGFTSLASVPARNCVAVPEGLDPELAALTEPLTVAAQAVARAGTVEGKRVLVLGPGPIGLGVALFAERAGAAALTIAGRDDAARLACARALGFADIRDALVDDRPLAPGSFDVTFEATGVPEVASAAQRLLAPGGVLVICGIHARPASFDLTSMVRSEQSVVGSYRAPVARWGEVVAAIAAAPERFRKLISHRLPLSETLDGFALMRSRAAIKVMLQP; encoded by the coding sequence ATGCTCGCAATCCGCAAGGCCGCGCCGGAGCCGGGGCTCGTCTGCCATGAGGTCGAGGCGCCAGCTCTCGGCCGCGACGACGAGGTGTTGGTCCGCGTCGAGGCGGCCGGCATCTGCGGCACCGACCTGCACATCGCCGACTGGACGCCGGGTTATGAGGCGATGGCGAGCGCCATGCCGGTGACGCTCGGCCATGAATTCGCCGGCAGAGTCGAGCGCGGCCCGTCCGAAGTGCTCGGGCGGCGGGTAGTTGTCAGGCCCTCGGTGACCTGCGGGCGCTGTGAAGGCTGCCGGCAGCGTGGCGAGGATGGCTGCACGGCGCGGACCGGCATCGGCATCCGCCGTGATGGGGGGTTCACCAGCCTGGCGAGCGTGCCGGCGCGCAATTGCGTCGCCGTGCCTGAGGGGCTCGATCCTGAGCTTGCGGCGCTGACCGAGCCGCTGACCGTCGCGGCGCAAGCCGTGGCGCGTGCGGGCACTGTGGAAGGCAAGCGCGTCCTGGTGCTCGGGCCAGGGCCAATCGGACTGGGCGTCGCACTCTTCGCCGAACGAGCCGGAGCGGCCGCGTTGACGATCGCTGGGCGTGACGATGCGGCGAGGCTGGCGTGCGCCCGCGCACTCGGTTTCGCCGACATTAGGGACGCGCTCGTCGATGACCGGCCGCTGGCGCCAGGCAGCTTCGATGTGACCTTCGAGGCGACCGGGGTGCCGGAGGTCGCGAGTGCGGCGCAGCGCCTGCTCGCGCCTGGCGGCGTCCTCGTGATCTGCGGCATCCATGCCCGGCCAGCTAGCTTCGACCTGACCTCGATGGTGCGGTCGGAACAGAGCGTCGTCGGCTCCTACCGCGCGCCGGTGGCGCGCTGGGGCGAGGTGGTCGCGGCGATCGCGGCGGCGCCGGAGCGCTTTCGCAAGCTGATCAGCCATCGCCTGCCGCTGAGCGAAACACTCGACGGCTTCGCATTGATGCGCAGCCGCGCCGCGATCAAGGTGATGCTGCAGCCATGA
- a CDS encoding DUF4286 family protein, translated as MRSSAFLIFANDVVPEQRAAYESWHGGHHVPQRLTVPGILRATRYRTSGGSPEYLTVYDLADIAVLTSPDYRRLAEQPDVVTQAMRPYLRDPLRLACRSLVAADCSHGELLIMLRMPDVSAAQVAEWLAGQASATVRLGRTAPDAGGHPIMGQAGMPQEAVALVFAAASEAVRAMAEGMRDAMQVEILSAPGSGLIYERIESFP; from the coding sequence ATGAGAAGCAGCGCCTTTCTCATCTTCGCCAACGATGTCGTGCCCGAGCAGCGTGCGGCCTATGAAAGCTGGCATGGCGGCCACCATGTCCCGCAGCGATTGACGGTGCCGGGCATCCTGCGCGCCACGCGCTATCGGACGAGCGGCGGCTCGCCGGAATACCTCACGGTCTACGACCTCGCCGATATCGCGGTGCTCACTTCGCCTGATTATCGCCGGCTCGCCGAGCAGCCCGATGTGGTCACGCAGGCGATGCGCCCCTATCTGCGCGATCCGCTGCGGCTCGCCTGCCGTTCTCTCGTCGCCGCCGATTGCTCGCATGGCGAGCTCCTCATCATGCTGCGGATGCCCGATGTGAGCGCGGCGCAGGTGGCCGAATGGCTCGCAGGCCAGGCCTCGGCGACAGTGAGGCTCGGCAGGACCGCGCCCGATGCCGGCGGGCATCCGATCATGGGGCAGGCGGGCATGCCGCAGGAGGCAGTCGCGCTCGTCTTCGCCGCAGCATCTGAGGCGGTTCGAGCGATGGCCGAAGGCATGCGGGATGCAATGCAGGTCGAGATCCTGTCAGCTCCCGGCTCGGGCCTGATCTATGAGCGGATCGAGAGCTTTCCCTGA
- the trhA gene encoding PAQR family membrane homeostasis protein TrhA, with protein sequence MLEPAHGRFDFSRAEVWADGVVHVLGVALGLCAVTALIVQVLAVAPLPDLVPVAIYSFALMAVLIVSAIYNMWPVSPVKWLIRRFDHSAIYILIAGTYTPFLMRLGESAVAHILLVVVWIASGVGVVLKVALPGRFDRLSIALYLLIGWSGVLAWESIAQLPSIALWLISAGGLLYTLGVVFHVWQALPFQNAIWHAFVLVASGCFYGAVFQAYAVARST encoded by the coding sequence TTGCTCGAACCAGCCCATGGACGCTTCGATTTCAGCCGCGCCGAGGTTTGGGCAGACGGCGTGGTTCACGTGCTCGGCGTAGCCTTGGGGCTTTGCGCCGTCACGGCATTGATCGTGCAAGTGCTCGCAGTAGCCCCGCTGCCTGATCTGGTGCCAGTTGCGATCTACAGCTTCGCGCTGATGGCCGTCCTCATCGTCTCCGCCATCTATAACATGTGGCCGGTTTCCCCGGTGAAGTGGCTGATCAGGCGCTTCGACCATTCGGCCATCTACATCCTGATTGCGGGAACCTACACGCCTTTCCTGATGAGACTGGGCGAAAGCGCCGTAGCGCATATCCTCCTCGTCGTTGTCTGGATCGCATCGGGTGTCGGCGTCGTGCTCAAGGTTGCTTTACCCGGCCGGTTCGACCGCCTTTCGATCGCGCTCTATCTTCTCATCGGTTGGAGCGGTGTCCTGGCGTGGGAAAGCATCGCACAGCTGCCGAGCATCGCCCTGTGGCTGATATCGGCTGGCGGCCTTCTCTACACGCTGGGCGTGGTCTTCCACGTCTGGCAGGCCCTTCCGTTCCAGAACGCCATCTGGCACGCCTTCGTGCTTGTCGCTTCCGGCTGTTTCTACGGAGCCGTGTTTCAGGCCTATGCGGTTGCTCGGTCGACCTGA
- a CDS encoding alpha/beta fold hydrolase produces MSLPAPSRLRLSGGTELAYFTAGDLSSPALLLLHGFPSSAHTFRDVFQGLARKAYVIAPDLPGHGQSDVPPTPSFAAFSDAVSELLAHLGIGRRYIYLHDWGAPAGLHIAMQAPELVSGLIIQNANAHRTGFGPLWDATLKFWSEPTKENEAAATVHLTFEFTREQYTGDLPEDVAATIRGEPWVEDWRVMNFPGRMETHRALIADYKNYAARFDAIAAHLKKWQPPALMLWGRHDPFFEIAETLSWLQDLPRMEAHIFDGGHFLLETHAEPALSLMMEFITRTQERCRQIP; encoded by the coding sequence ATGAGTCTGCCCGCGCCAAGCCGACTGCGTCTCTCCGGTGGAACCGAGCTTGCCTATTTTACCGCGGGCGATCTATCCAGCCCCGCCTTGCTCCTCCTGCACGGGTTTCCCAGCTCGGCACATACATTCCGCGACGTATTTCAGGGACTGGCGCGCAAAGCATATGTGATCGCGCCCGATCTTCCGGGCCATGGCCAGTCCGATGTTCCGCCGACACCCTCCTTTGCAGCGTTCAGCGATGCAGTTTCAGAATTGCTGGCCCATCTCGGGATTGGTCGCCGCTACATCTACCTGCACGACTGGGGCGCACCTGCGGGCCTGCACATCGCCATGCAGGCGCCCGAGCTTGTCTCGGGCTTGATCATCCAGAACGCCAACGCACATCGAACCGGCTTCGGCCCCCTGTGGGACGCCACGTTGAAGTTCTGGTCGGAACCGACAAAGGAGAACGAAGCGGCCGCAACCGTCCACCTGACCTTCGAGTTCACGCGCGAGCAATACACGGGTGACCTGCCCGAGGACGTCGCGGCCACGATCAGAGGCGAACCCTGGGTCGAGGACTGGCGGGTGATGAATTTTCCCGGCCGCATGGAGACCCACCGTGCGCTTATCGCCGACTACAAGAACTACGCTGCGCGTTTCGATGCGATCGCCGCCCATCTCAAGAAATGGCAACCGCCTGCGCTCATGCTGTGGGGCCGTCACGACCCATTCTTCGAGATCGCTGAAACGTTGTCATGGCTGCAGGATTTGCCGCGCATGGAAGCGCATATTTTCGACGGCGGGCATTTCCTGCTCGAAACGCACGCCGAGCCAGCACTCTCCCTCATGATGGAGTTCATCACGCGAACACAGGAGAGATGCAGGCAGATTCCCTGA